The following are from one region of the Mustela lutreola isolate mMusLut2 chromosome 7, mMusLut2.pri, whole genome shotgun sequence genome:
- the LOC131837022 gene encoding ras-related protein Rap-2c-like: MAGPGPRPAKGYRVVLLGSVAVGKTALATQFACGRFPEQCEPSVEELFSKVIEVNAAPALLEIVDTVGAEHLVTLKDLYIKNSDGFVVLYSVCSEASFEAVRPLRERMGRLRGPKAVPLVLVGTKADLDAERQVLTARGRALAREWRCPFLEVTAKSKLMVDQVFTQVVREMEALAPPEAAPPAPPSNAQDTWPSERFIG; the protein is encoded by the coding sequence ATGGCGGGCCCGGGGCCGCGCCCCGCCAAGGGCTACCGGGTGGTGCTGCTGGGGAGCGTGGCGGTGGGCAAGACGGCGCTGGCCACGCAGTTCGCCTGCGGCCGCTTCCCGGAGCAGTGCGAGCCGTCGGTGGAGGAGCTCTTCAGCAAGGTGATCGAGGTGAACGCGGCGCCCGCGCTGCTGGAGATCGTGGACACCGTGGGCGCCGAGCACCTGGTCACCCTCAAGGACCTGTACATCAAGAACAGCGACGGCTTCGTGGTGCTCTACAGCGTGTGCAGCGAGGCCTCGTTCGAGGCGGTGCGGCCGCTGCGGGAGCGCATGGGCCGGCTGCGGGGGCCCAAGGCCGTGCCGCTCGTGCTCGTGGGCACCAAGGCCGACCTGGACGCCGAGCGCCAGGTGCTGACGGCGCGGGGCCGCGCGCTGGCCCGCGAGTGGCGCTGCCCGTTCCTGGAGGTCACGGCCAAGAGCAAACTCATGGTGGACCAGGTGTTCACGCAGGTGGTTCGCGAGATGGAGGCCCTGGCCCCGCCCGAGGCGGCGCCCCCGGCGCCCCCAAGCAATGCCCAGGATACGTGGCCGTCGGAGAGGTTCATCGGCTGA